A stretch of Ipomoea triloba cultivar NCNSP0323 chromosome 13, ASM357664v1 DNA encodes these proteins:
- the LOC116000823 gene encoding protein MANNAN SYNTHESIS-RELATED 2-like, producing the protein MFGEIYDLEKFTASLDEKVAQRLLCHGSDGSGSMFTILELYVHNFRMNPYVCLGTFDTLMLRPELQESIDSMVATLKSLNPNNSEGRFVAVDYKVETMPQSSTHVLLTTQLESNIALMQMNQTRRLLVLKMKQLFVYLTLNGWHTRIEHLRNIFPNTFTKDAIVPVDKKSKFLDPERPELKKIVDFYVSSAADFYVPTSSNLFSENVVARRIATGETQVLFLCGPTDLHFPQKTIFLLTHQEKKHWAYSCFC; encoded by the exons ATGTTTGGAGAAATCTATGATTTGGAAAAATTCACTGCAAGTCTAGATGAGAAAGTGGCACAACGGTTATTATGTCATGGATCAGATGGATCTGGgtcaatgttcacaattttagaactctatgttcacaattttagaatgaATCCATATGTATGTTTGGGTACGTTTGACACCCTAATGTTGAGACCAGAATTGCAAGAATCCATAGACTCCATGGTTGCAACACTGAAAAGTCTCAACCCCAATAATTCAGAAGGACGATTTGTTGCGGTGGACTATAAGGTTGAAACCATGCCACAAAGTAGCACTCATGTCCTCTTGACAACCCAACTGGAATCAAACATTGCTTTGATGCAAATGAATCAAACAAGAAGATTATTGGTTTTGAAAATGAAACAACTATTTGTTTATTTGACTCTAAATGGCTGGCATACAAGAATTGAGCATCTTAGAAACATTTTTCCTAACACCTTTACCAAG GATGCAATCGTTCCAGTAGACAAGAAGTCCAAGTTCCTAGATCCTGAAAGACCTGAACTCAAAAAGATTGTAGATTTTTATGTATCTTCTGCAGCTGATTTTTATGTACCAACATCTTCAAATTTGTTTTCTGAAAATGTTGTTGCAAGGAGAATCGCCACTGGAGAAACACAAGTTCTTTTCTTGTGCGGGCCAACAGATCTTCACTTTCCGCAGAAGACTATATTCCTCCTTACACATCAAGAGAAGAAACATTGGGCATACTCATGCTTTTGTTGA